Below is a genomic region from Paludicola sp. MB14-C6.
AGTCGATGCAATTTCATCCGATCAGTTTATTACTCTTTCCACATGTGATACAGAAGTAAATAAAACCGATTTTCGTGTTGCATTGGTTGCAAGAAAAGTAAGAGAAGGTGAAAGTACAGAAGTTGATATTTCAAAATCAGAGAAAAATGCTAAGCCGATGATGCCTGCAAGATGGTATCAAAAAAAGGGGATTGAGGATCCGTTTTCAAAAGAAAGATAACAATAAAAATGAACGGATAATTTTGTTTACACATTTTAGCGCTGCAAATAACTAGTTCAATTAAAACTTGATATTATTCTGAAAGAGGCGGTTCTCATGAATTTTAAGGATATGCTTCATTCCGACAATGCGTTTGTAAACTTCTTTGTTCCTCAAAATGGTGATTCAAAAAAAACACTGATTCGCAAATACTCAATTTATGTTATTATAATCTTAATAATAGTGGGAATTATTATAAGCTGCTGTTATATTAGTGCGCAGCACAAGCACAATGATATAGCAAATGCAATGAATCAATCTGCATTGGTAACGTCTATTAATACACCAAGCAGTAAATCATGGTCTGTTATTGGAGAAGTAGAATCATGCTTACAAAATATGAGCAGTACTTTATCTTCAATAAGCAGTGAAAGCAGCAGCCAGATTGTAAGTACCAATAGTAAAACCAACCCGAATAAAATGGAGCCAATGAACCCTCCCGAAAATTATTTGGAAGAGTTTAAAGTATGGTTTAAAACCAACAGAGATGTAAAAGGCAGGTTGATCGTACCCAATACCCATGTCAATTATCCTGTAACTCAAACGAATAACAACACCTTTTATTTAAATCACAACGAATACAGAGCATCCAGCGGATGGGGCGTACCATTCATGGATTATCGTTCCAGTATTGTCCCGAATAAACAGAGCACAAATATCATCATTTATGGCCATAGTGATGATAAGCGTGGTTTGCAGTTATCGGGTATAAAAAATTATAAAAATTTAGATTTTTATAAACAAAACCCAGTAATTCAATTTGATACAGCTTATGAAAGAGGACAATGGAAAGTAATTGGTTTTTTCCTTGAAGATGTATCAGATAAAAACCCAATAGGACCTTTTGAGTATCATAACTTTGTAAATGCTACAAGTGAAGCTGATTTTAACAATTTTGTTGAAGCAGTACGAGAACGAAGCTTTTATGATACACCGGTCGATAGTAAATACGGCGATAGATTTTTAACAATTTCTACTTGTTATTCATTAACCAGTAAAGATTTCCGTTACGTATTTGTTGCAAGAAAGGTTCGAGACGGAGAATCTACAAGTGTGGATACTTCTTCTGCTGTATTAAACGAGGATCGATTGGTTCCGAAACGGGCAATTCAATAAACAAAAAAGAAATGACAAGAAAAATTAAAGAGGAAACATGATGAAAGGAATACTTTGGAATTTAATCGCGTTGCTATGTGCTGTAGCAATCTTTAGTGGAAGCATTGTTTATGCGGCTTCTAATATAGAGAAAATAACAGCAAATTCAAGTAATACAATTGGAGAAGATGATTTTTATCAGAGTGATGTTGGTATTGGTGATCTGCTAAGCTCAGAAAATAGCAACCAAAGTTCATCTAACAATTCAAGCCAACTAAGCTCGGTAGAATCGTCAGCACCTAGCTCTAGTATTCCTTCATCTTCAAAAGTATCATCCAAGCAGCAATCTTCAAAACAGCAATCGTCTATACCACATTCTTCAAAGCCAAAACCATCCGAAACATCATCATCCAAGCCACCAATTGCTTCTTCTGAAATCAGTAATGAAAATAGCGGTAATGGAGAAATAGATGAGGATTTATTACATATCGTTAGCGGTGCAGTACAAAGAGAAATTGTTGGAACCAATACAGCACCTAAATCTAGATATTACGAAGCTTATAAAGCACAAGCAGTTGCTTGCAGAACCTATATGGAATATCATAAAAGAGCAAACGGAACTTATCCATCTATGCCATATGCTGCCCCATATGCCAAAACAATTGAATTAGTGAAATTGGTTTGGAATGAAAAAATCTACTACAATGGCAGCGTTATAAACGCTGTATATCATGCAGCTTCTGGTGGAAGCACTCAAAGTGCGAAATATGTATGGGGCGGAACGCTTCCATATTTACAAGCAAGGCCAAGTAAGTATGATGATTACATTAGCTCTTCTACTATTTCGCAAAGTGAAGCAGCAAACATATTAGCGTCAAATGGGATATCTGTTAGTGGAGATGCATCTAACTGGTTCGATTTGAAAAATGCAGCATTGACGGATGGTGGATTTATTGATAGAATTTCTATATGTGGTACCAGTGTAAGAGGGCGCACATTAAGAGAGAGTATATTTGGAAATTCTAAGCTAAAGAGTTGTAAGATAACCGATATTTCAGTTTCCGATGACAATATTACTTTTACAACGAAAGGATATGGTCATGGTGTTGGAATGAGCCAACTTGGTGCGCTTGGTTATTCTGCAAATGAAGGCTGGAATTACCAACAAATACTACAACATTATTATATAGGGGTAACGATTCGTTAACCCCATTTTACTTTAGACAGTTTGAAAACATGTTTTTCAAACTGTGTTTTGTGTTAATTACCCAATCATTTTATTAACATAAAACAGAGAGAGGGAGATTTTATGCCACCAATTTCATTGCTGATTAAGCCTGCTTCGTCTACTTGTAATATGAAATGCAAGTATTGCTTTTATCATGATGTAACAAATTCACGTGCAATTGCAAACTATGGAATTATGAGCGACGAAACAATTGAAACTATAGTTAAAAAAGCATTTCAATACGCAGACCATGTTGCAAGCTTTGGATTCCAAGGTGGAGAACCGACAATGGCAGGACTTGATTTCTTTAAAAGAGTTGTTGCGCTGCAAAAGAAATATAATGTTAAAAACATTAAAGTAACGAATGCAATTCAAACTAATGGGTTAAATATGAATGACGAGTGGGCAAAGTTTCTTCATGATAACGACTTTTTGGTAGGACTTTCACTGGATGGAAGTAAGCTTATTCATGATAAATATCGTTTGGACCATCTAGGTAACGGAACCTTTGACCGTGTTTTAAATGCTGCAAAAATTATGGATAAGCATAAAGTAGAATATAATATTCTTTCAACGGTTAATATTGATGTGGCAAATAACATTGAAAAAATATATTATTTCTTTAAAAAGCAAGGCTTTCATTATCTACAGTTTATTCCTTGTTTAGATGAACTAAAAAAAGAGCATGGGCAAAACGATTATTCTTTAACACCCGAAGCATATGGCGAATTTTTAAAAAAACTGTTTTCCCTATGGTATGTCGATTTAAGCACAAACAAACCAATGAGTATTCGCTATTTTGATAATTTGGTTATGATGTTGTTTGGTTATCCACCTGAAAGCTGCGGTATGTCGGGTATGTGCAGTTGTTACTATATGATTGAAGCAGATGGCAGCACCTATCCTTGCGATTTTTATGTAACGGATGAATGGCGTATTGGCAATGTGTTAACAGATGAGTTTGAACAAATGAGTCAAACAGAAACCGCAAAACGTTTTGTTGAAATTTCAAAGCAAGTAGCACCTAATTGCAAAGAGTGTGAGCATTATCATATTTGCCGAGGTGGGTGCCGAAGAAATCGAGAGCCAATAGGAATTGATCATAACAACGAAAATTATCTTTGCCCTGCATTTAAAATGTTCTTTGATTTTGCAAAAGAAGATTTAATAAAGGTAGGGAAAAAGTTTTTAAGATAAAATGAGATGAGCTATATAATAAAGTTTATAGTTGAGAAAGGATAGGATCTTTTATGACAAAGATTAAACAGCAAAGCTTTTCAAAGTTATCATCGGGTGAAGAAATACAGTTGTTTTGTTTAGATAATGGAGAAACGCAAGTAGAAATTATCAACTTGGGCGCTGCTATTGTATCTATTACAACACCTGATAAGAATGGCAACTCTGATGATATTTGTTTAGGCTTGTCTTCAGCAGATGCGTATTATAATCAAACTGCCTATTTAGGAGTTGTTGCAGGACGCTATGCAAATCGAATAGCGAAGGGCAAGTTTTCAATCAACAATAATGAATATCAGTTGAACTGCAATAATGGTGAGAATCATCTACATGGAGGAAATATTGGATTTTCCAAACGTGTGTGGAATTACAAAATTATTAACGATGAAACAAATCCAAAGCTAAGGCTCAGCTTGACGAGTCCCAATTTAGAAGAAGGCTTTCCCGGAACAGTAAACGCTGCGGTAGAGTATTCTTTAGATGAAAATAATCGATTAACAATCCATTATCAAGGTACAACTGACCAAGATACAGTACTGAATTTAACCAATCATACTTATTTTAATTTGGCTGGTCATAATAAAGGAACAATTTTGGAGCATCGGTTATTTGTAAACGGCGATTTCTTTGCTAGAGTGAATGAACAGGCAATCCCAACGGGTGAGCTAGTGCCAGTAAAAGATACTCCATTTGATTTTACGGCAACTGAACCAATGCATTTGATTGGTGAACGTATTAACGCTGATAATCAAGATTTGCATAATTGTGGTGGGTATGATCATAGCTATGCATTAAACGGGAAAGGTAAACAATTGATTCAAGCTGCTACATTATATCATGAAGCAACAGGAAGAGTTTTAAATGTTTACACGAATAAGCCTGCAATGCAGTTGTATACAGGGAATGCATTGGATGGTACGCATATTGGAAAGCAAGGCTGTATCTATAATCAAAATGCCGGTGTATGTTTAGAAACACAGTTTATGCCAGATTCGCCAAATCAGCCTCAGTTTCCATGTTGTGTTTTGAAAGCAAATGATGTGTATGATTACACTACTGTTTTTGAATTTACAACCAAAGATTAATAAAAAAAGCCTAATAAATAATGGAATTTACAAGTAATGAAAAAACATTACACACATTTTTCACAAAGTATGTGGAAAATATTCTGCATTTATGTTATATTTATTAAGATGTTTCGAATTTATTAAGGGATTACAAAATTATAAAGCAAAACCTTGTTTGAAAAGAGCATCTCTATATAGTTAATAGGATATATAATATCACAGGAGGGAAATCAAATGATAGAAGTAAAAAATCTCACCAAGAGATACGGACAAAAGCTTGCAGTTGATAATGTTAGCTTTACCGTGAACAAAGGTGAAATTTTAGGTTTTCTAGGGCCTAACGGTGCTGGAAAATCAACGACAATGAACATTTTGACAGGCTATTTATCCGCTACCGATGGTGTAGCGAAAATTGGTGAATTTGATATTCTTGAAAATCCAATTGAAGCAAAAAGGGCAATTGGCTATCTTCCGGAACAACCACCTCTATATCTGGATATGACAGTTAAGGAGTATTTAGATTTTATTTATGACTTAAAGAAAGTGAAACTGCCAAAAGAAGCTCATATTAAAGAAGTTTGTGATGTTGTTAAAATCTCAAATGTATATAACCGTGTAATTAAAAACCTATCAAAAGGTTATAAACAACGTGTAGGTTTAGCGCAAGCAATTATCGGAAATCCTGAGGTTTTAATTTTGGACGAGCCTACAGTAGGTCTTGACCCAAAACAAATTATTGAAATTCGTAACCTAATTAAAACATTAGGTCAAAAGCATACTGTTATTCTTTCTTCACATATTCTTCCTGAAATCCAAGCTGTTTGTGATCGTGTAATCGTTATCTCTCAAGGTAAATTGGTTGCAAATGATACAACAACCAACTTGTCAAGAGAAATGAGCGAAGATCGTTATTACGTTTTATTGGTTGAAGGCCCAGAGAATGATGTTTATAAAACATTACAAGGCATCGCTGGTATGAAATCAGTTGTAACAAACGGAAAACGTGAAAACAACGTATATGAATATACAGTTGAAGCAGAAGAAAATGTTGATGTTCGCCGTGAAATTTTCAAACGGTTAGCTGAAAGAAATTGGCCAATGTTAGGATTACGTTCTAGCGAACTTTCATTAGAAGACATCTTCTTAAAACTAACAAAAGAAAACGGAGGTGTACAATAATGCTTGCTGTATTTAAAAGAGAATTAAGATCTTATTTTCAATCTCCAATTGGTTATGTTTTCTTAGCCTTTATGTTTGTGTTTGGTGGATTTTTCTTCTCAGCTGTATTATCTCAAAACTCAACTAAAATTGAATATGTATTCAGTTCATTATTTACAATCGTTATTATATTAATTCCACTATTAACAATGAGATTGTTAAGTGAAGAGAAAAAGCAAAAAACAGACCAATTATTATTAACTGCTCCTGTTAACATCAGCGGTATTGTTATTGGTAAATATCTTGCAGCATTTGTAATGTATTTAATTGGTCTTTGTTCTACAATTGTATATGTTATTGTATTAGCTACCTTTGCAAAACCAAACTGGAACATTTTCTTAGGAAACTTTTTAGGATTAGCTTTAGTTGGTGGTGCAATTCTTGCAATCGGCTTATTTATTTCTTCATTAACAGAAAGTCAAATGATTGCAGCAATCGGAAGCTATGGTATTGTATTATTTATTCTTTCATTTGATACAATTGCTCAAAAAATTCCGGTTACAGCTATTTCAACTTTCCTTTCAAAATTATCTATGAATGCAAGATATACTGATTTCGTAAATGGTATTTTGAATGTATCACATATTATATTCTTTATCAGTTTTATAGTAGTCTTTAACTTCTTAACAGTTAGAGTACTTGAAAAGAAAAGATGGAGCTAAGGAGGAGAAAGCGTATGAAAAAGAATGTTTTTGCTAATCGTCGCTTTAAGCATGGCTCTCTAGCGACCATTATTACAATAGGATTTATTGTTGCAATTTTTATTATCAATTTTATCGCAACATTATTATTGGAAAGATTTCCATTAAATATTGACCTTACAAAAGAAAAACGTTTTGCATTAACACAAGAAAGTGTCAATTATATTAAAAAATTAGACCAAGATGTAAATATGATTGTTTGTGCTGATGAAGCTACGTTAAAAGGTCTAGGTGATTTATATGTACAAGGATATGAAATCATCAAAAATTACGCAAAATATAACGGTAAAATCGATATTAAATTTGTTAATTTAAAAAAGGATCCTAGCTTTGCAAAAAAATATCCTAAAGTAACAGTTAACGAGGGCGACATCATTATCGAAAGTAAGCTCCGTTACAAAAAAGTTCCGATCAATGATTTATTTGAAAGCAATCAAACCGAATATGGACAAGTAACTTACAGCTCTGTTGCAGAACAAAAGCTAACAAGCTCTCTCATGTACGTAACAGATAAAAGCCCAGCTGTTGTAACGCTTATTGGCGGACAAGACAATGTTGACGTTAAAGGTTATACAGAATTATTAGAAACAAACAACTACACCATTCAAAGCGTTAACTTACTATCTCAAGATATTGATGCAAAATCCGATTTAGTAATTCTTCCAACGCCAAAAGGCGATTTTACAGCAGATCAAATTAAAAAATTAGAAACTTACTTAGACAACAACGGTAAGTTTGGAAAATCCATTGTATTTGTTTCTGCTTATAATAAAGAAGTTGGTCCTTTATTGAAATCATTCTTGGCAGATTGGGGCTTAGAAATCGGCGAAGGCGTTATTACCGATTCTAATACACGTAATCTAGTAAATAATGAATTTGGATTAGTAAATCAGTTGGCTGATGAGTCTATTAAAAAGCAATTAAATTCAGCTGACCTTCCAATTATCACCCCATTTGCAAGTCCAATCAAACAGTTATTTACTGAAAAAGATAACCGTAAAACAGCTGTTATTACAAAATCTGCAGCTACAGGTAAATTAGCATCAACAGATGAAAACAAAAAGTTAGATGCTACTGGTGAATTCAATACCATGGTAAGAGCAACTCGTGAAAAATATGTTGGAAGCACTATGAAATATTCAACCATTATTGCTCTTTCTTCACCTGAATTCTTAAATACAAATTTCTTACAATACGCAGGCTGTAATAACGGCGATTTAGTAATGACTATTACAAACAACTTAACTGAAAAAGAAGATGCTGTTAAGATTCTGCCAATTCAATTTGCAAATGAAACTATCACAGTTTCAAAAGCACAAGTATCTATTATTAACTTAATCTTAACAATCATTATTCCGTTAGTTGCGCTTGTTATAGGTACTGTTATTTGGTTCCGCAGGAGGCATTTATGAGTAACAAAATTAAAGCAATTATTGCTGGCGGATGCGTATTATTGCTATTAGTTGCTGTGTTGGTAGTGCTTGTTCTTACAAAAAAACCTGCAAAAGAAGAAAATCCAAATAGTCAGGAAAAGAATTACATTACGCTCGTAAAAGAAACAGTTGATTCCATTGAATCTTTGAAAATTAAAAATGAAAAAGATGAATATACAATTTCAAAACAAGGCGAAAACAAATGGGGTATCAAAGAAATCATGGAATATCCGCAAGCATATCATTTGTACCTTGAAACATTAGGTCAAGCACAAAGTGTTACTGCGTTAGAAGTAATTGAAAAAGATGCAACGGATTTATCAAAATATGGATTATTGAACCCAAAACTTACTTTTGAAGTTAAACCAAAAAATAAACCTGTGATTGTCATTCATGTTGGTGAAAAATCCAGCGATAAAAAAGCAACATATATACGAGTGGGCGACCAAAAAACAGTGTATGTTGCAAGTACGGATGCATTTACTAACCTTTACTATGACCGTTATGCATATATTGATAAAGTTTTAATTCCTGGATTGGAATCAGATGAGGTTAAGGACATTCCAAAAATTGATAAAATGTCTGTTACAAGACCGGACTTAGAAAAGCCTATTGTGCTAGAAAAGTTTGCAGAAGGTGAGCTAAGTGCAAATGCTGCAACACAAGCTAGTATTAAAATGACCAGTCCTGTTCATGCGCTAATTAGTGAAACTCCGGCACAAGATTTAGTATATGGAAACTTTGGTATTATAGCAGAATCAATTTTGAAGGGTAATCCAACAAAAGAAGATTTGGTGAAGTATGGATTTGATAAACCAACATCAGTTTTTGAATTAAAATATAACGGTACTTCATCTGTTAAAATAACAACAGGTAAAGGCATTGAATGTAAGCATGAAGAAGGCGAAGACTTAACAGGTCATACGCACCAAATTGTTTCTTATTATGCAATGCGTGAAGGTATCAATCAAATTTATATCGTCAAAGCATCTGATTTAAGATGGATGAAAATGCAGCCAAAAGATATTCTTTCTACTGTTGCAGTACTTCCTCATATTTTGGATACTCAAAGTATTGATGTTACTTTAAACAATAAAAAGAACACAATAGCATTCCAATTAAACAAAGACAAGCCAAAGGATGTTAACGAAATTACTGCAACATTGAATGGTTCAAAAGCAGACATTAACAACGCAAAGGCTTATTTCCAATGCTTACAGCTAACAGCAATTCAAGATATCAACAAAGTACAACCCAATAAAGCGGCTGCTGCTACGGTTCAATATAATTATCGAAATGGTAAAAAAGATGTAGTAGAAATCTATGTATTAGATGACCGCACTTGTATTATTTCTTTAAACGGTAATAATGCATTTGTTGGACGTGCGGGTTATGTTGATAAGTTAGTAAAGGAATTAGCTAATTTAGAAGCAGGAAAAACAGTCGATACTGATTGGTAAAAGATAAAGAGACTTCACTTTGAAGTCTCTTTTTTATATGTAATTTACCTAAAGTTCATAAATTAAGTTTGCGATTTTTGTATTACTATGATATACTAAACATAAATAAGAATTGATAAGTAAGAGAGGTCTATTCATGAACGATGTTTTTTTTGAGCAAATTGTCAAAAAGAAGGACTCTATTAAAGATAAGTTAATTAAGGCATGTATTTTATTAGTTGCATTATTCTTGTTTTTTATGCTGATGTATGTTGTAGTATTTACTAGGTACCCAACAATTAACTCAATTGCGTTTTTATTGGCAGTTGGTTCATTGGTTGGAGCTTGGTATTTTATATCCGGATTAAATTTAGAGTTTGAATATATTTATACAAATGGCGAAATTGATATTGATAAAATCAGTGC
It encodes:
- a CDS encoding class B sortase, giving the protein MNFKDMLHSDNAFVNFFVPQNGDSKKTLIRKYSIYVIIILIIVGIIISCCYISAQHKHNDIANAMNQSALVTSINTPSSKSWSVIGEVESCLQNMSSTLSSISSESSSQIVSTNSKTNPNKMEPMNPPENYLEEFKVWFKTNRDVKGRLIVPNTHVNYPVTQTNNNTFYLNHNEYRASSGWGVPFMDYRSSIVPNKQSTNIIIYGHSDDKRGLQLSGIKNYKNLDFYKQNPVIQFDTAYERGQWKVIGFFLEDVSDKNPIGPFEYHNFVNATSEADFNNFVEAVRERSFYDTPVDSKYGDRFLTISTCYSLTSKDFRYVFVARKVRDGESTSVDTSSAVLNEDRLVPKRAIQ
- a CDS encoding SpoIID/LytB domain-containing protein, which translates into the protein MKGILWNLIALLCAVAIFSGSIVYAASNIEKITANSSNTIGEDDFYQSDVGIGDLLSSENSNQSSSNNSSQLSSVESSAPSSSIPSSSKVSSKQQSSKQQSSIPHSSKPKPSETSSSKPPIASSEISNENSGNGEIDEDLLHIVSGAVQREIVGTNTAPKSRYYEAYKAQAVACRTYMEYHKRANGTYPSMPYAAPYAKTIELVKLVWNEKIYYNGSVINAVYHAASGGSTQSAKYVWGGTLPYLQARPSKYDDYISSSTISQSEAANILASNGISVSGDASNWFDLKNAALTDGGFIDRISICGTSVRGRTLRESIFGNSKLKSCKITDISVSDDNITFTTKGYGHGVGMSQLGALGYSANEGWNYQQILQHYYIGVTIR
- a CDS encoding anaerobic sulfatase maturase, with amino-acid sequence MPPISLLIKPASSTCNMKCKYCFYHDVTNSRAIANYGIMSDETIETIVKKAFQYADHVASFGFQGGEPTMAGLDFFKRVVALQKKYNVKNIKVTNAIQTNGLNMNDEWAKFLHDNDFLVGLSLDGSKLIHDKYRLDHLGNGTFDRVLNAAKIMDKHKVEYNILSTVNIDVANNIEKIYYFFKKQGFHYLQFIPCLDELKKEHGQNDYSLTPEAYGEFLKKLFSLWYVDLSTNKPMSIRYFDNLVMMLFGYPPESCGMSGMCSCYYMIEADGSTYPCDFYVTDEWRIGNVLTDEFEQMSQTETAKRFVEISKQVAPNCKECEHYHICRGGCRRNREPIGIDHNNENYLCPAFKMFFDFAKEDLIKVGKKFLR
- a CDS encoding aldose epimerase family protein codes for the protein MTKIKQQSFSKLSSGEEIQLFCLDNGETQVEIINLGAAIVSITTPDKNGNSDDICLGLSSADAYYNQTAYLGVVAGRYANRIAKGKFSINNNEYQLNCNNGENHLHGGNIGFSKRVWNYKIINDETNPKLRLSLTSPNLEEGFPGTVNAAVEYSLDENNRLTIHYQGTTDQDTVLNLTNHTYFNLAGHNKGTILEHRLFVNGDFFARVNEQAIPTGELVPVKDTPFDFTATEPMHLIGERINADNQDLHNCGGYDHSYALNGKGKQLIQAATLYHEATGRVLNVYTNKPAMQLYTGNALDGTHIGKQGCIYNQNAGVCLETQFMPDSPNQPQFPCCVLKANDVYDYTTVFEFTTKD
- a CDS encoding ABC transporter ATP-binding protein — encoded protein: MIEVKNLTKRYGQKLAVDNVSFTVNKGEILGFLGPNGAGKSTTMNILTGYLSATDGVAKIGEFDILENPIEAKRAIGYLPEQPPLYLDMTVKEYLDFIYDLKKVKLPKEAHIKEVCDVVKISNVYNRVIKNLSKGYKQRVGLAQAIIGNPEVLILDEPTVGLDPKQIIEIRNLIKTLGQKHTVILSSHILPEIQAVCDRVIVISQGKLVANDTTTNLSREMSEDRYYVLLVEGPENDVYKTLQGIAGMKSVVTNGKRENNVYEYTVEAEENVDVRREIFKRLAERNWPMLGLRSSELSLEDIFLKLTKENGGVQ
- a CDS encoding ABC transporter permease subunit; this translates as MLAVFKRELRSYFQSPIGYVFLAFMFVFGGFFFSAVLSQNSTKIEYVFSSLFTIVIILIPLLTMRLLSEEKKQKTDQLLLTAPVNISGIVIGKYLAAFVMYLIGLCSTIVYVIVLATFAKPNWNIFLGNFLGLALVGGAILAIGLFISSLTESQMIAAIGSYGIVLFILSFDTIAQKIPVTAISTFLSKLSMNARYTDFVNGILNVSHIIFFISFIVVFNFLTVRVLEKKRWS
- a CDS encoding Gldg family protein; protein product: MKKNVFANRRFKHGSLATIITIGFIVAIFIINFIATLLLERFPLNIDLTKEKRFALTQESVNYIKKLDQDVNMIVCADEATLKGLGDLYVQGYEIIKNYAKYNGKIDIKFVNLKKDPSFAKKYPKVTVNEGDIIIESKLRYKKVPINDLFESNQTEYGQVTYSSVAEQKLTSSLMYVTDKSPAVVTLIGGQDNVDVKGYTELLETNNYTIQSVNLLSQDIDAKSDLVILPTPKGDFTADQIKKLETYLDNNGKFGKSIVFVSAYNKEVGPLLKSFLADWGLEIGEGVITDSNTRNLVNNEFGLVNQLADESIKKQLNSADLPIITPFASPIKQLFTEKDNRKTAVITKSAATGKLASTDENKKLDATGEFNTMVRATREKYVGSTMKYSTIIALSSPEFLNTNFLQYAGCNNGDLVMTITNNLTEKEDAVKILPIQFANETITVSKAQVSIINLILTIIIPLVALVIGTVIWFRRRHL
- a CDS encoding DUF4340 domain-containing protein, with the translated sequence MSNKIKAIIAGGCVLLLLVAVLVVLVLTKKPAKEENPNSQEKNYITLVKETVDSIESLKIKNEKDEYTISKQGENKWGIKEIMEYPQAYHLYLETLGQAQSVTALEVIEKDATDLSKYGLLNPKLTFEVKPKNKPVIVIHVGEKSSDKKATYIRVGDQKTVYVASTDAFTNLYYDRYAYIDKVLIPGLESDEVKDIPKIDKMSVTRPDLEKPIVLEKFAEGELSANAATQASIKMTSPVHALISETPAQDLVYGNFGIIAESILKGNPTKEDLVKYGFDKPTSVFELKYNGTSSVKITTGKGIECKHEEGEDLTGHTHQIVSYYAMREGINQIYIVKASDLRWMKMQPKDILSTVAVLPHILDTQSIDVTLNNKKNTIAFQLNKDKPKDVNEITATLNGSKADINNAKAYFQCLQLTAIQDINKVQPNKAAAATVQYNYRNGKKDVVEIYVLDDRTCIISLNGNNAFVGRAGYVDKLVKELANLEAGKTVDTDW